A stretch of DNA from Paramormyrops kingsleyae isolate MSU_618 chromosome 15, PKINGS_0.4, whole genome shotgun sequence:
ATCAGCATTACCTACTTAAtcttgaggttttttttttaataaagggcAGACTGAAGGGAGAAAGTCTTTACTCAGCAAAATAGTTTTCTGGGCTTAAGTCCACTTGGCATCATTTTTCAGAATAAATGACTCATGTCCCCAGACTTGGGCTGTTGCTTGGAGCCTACACACTGCCCCTAGTGTCAGCAAAAAGTAAAACGCTTTAGAGGCAAATAACCTGCAGTAGTCAAGGAGCCAGCTTGTGTTTTTAACAACTCTCCTGCTTCATATCATCATGGATTTAAGTCAGGCTGTATTTTCCTCTCCTCACAGAAATGACATGTCTTCATTTCGACTTCTGTCTGTATGGGTGTTACGTTTCGCTGTGCATCAGCTTCTGCAGGGCAAACGGTCAGGTGCAGCCATTTCTAACAGGTGCATTGAAGTCGAACCTGTTGTCAGGGTGCACTTCCGTATCTTCAGATGGTTAATTAAAACATATAAACGGCACTCTGTCTTCCCGCATGAAAGCACACAGATTGAATCTAAATTGTTTGTAAACTGGTTGTTAAGTATGGGAATAGACAAATATTGAGCGAATAATATTTtcaaagaataaaaaatgattttaaaatggcAGAATGGTACTGCGACTAGCACTGCCGCCTCACGTCTTCGGGGTTGGGGAgggccagggggtggggggagtcagcTGTTTTGAATGCTTGAATGATCAATATTTCTTTCAAATACGTTGCACACCGCTATGCAAATAtgacatatataaaatgtataatataaaaaagtagtgtactgtatttctttgtgcacccatcccccccccccccccccccccccccaccgtttTGTGTCATGAGATTCATCCTGATTTTATACTGGATAAGTGGCTTGATGACAGATAAATGATCTTGTACCTCGGCATATCTGCTTTTTCTCAAACGTAAACAGAAGTTAAACAGGGTcaatattaaatgttttatgcCATCATCACTTTAGTGTGCCAATTCCATATTCAATAAGAATATCAATAAACACTGTTAAACAATATTTCTACTAAAGCTCAATATTCAACTGATTCACTCAAGCACATGATTCTGCAACACGTTATTTTTACAGGCAAATGATTCCGAAACACATTGTTTTCTGAGGCAAATGATTCTGgaacacattgtttttttcagGCAAACAGCACACTAGCTTTCCCTATAACATGTTATTGAAAAActggttttcatttaaatgtgttgtttccaaatcaatttaaaatttatttgtgGTGAACCCAAACATACAACATACATGTAAAATGCCTTACCACCTGCTCCTGAGACTACACTTAAAAATTAGAAAGACTGAATAATGAAAAAGATAAAGCATGAAAATgtcaaattaaacaaaatatgaaagcaatatataaatatatgtatttacatAAGTCAGAAAGATGTAAAATGATGGATGCCTTAAATAGTGCCGTGATAGTAGAGAGTGTGGGTAGGGCCGTGTTTAGGCCctggaatttttattttttttatagctCCGAACCTGTCCTGCCAACGGAAGGTTACATTCCCCTTTAAATGGTGGGGTCATAGCATAGGTTGGCAATGGTCAGATACGTTCGACCATTTGAACATTGGAATCTGATCGGAAAGTCACTGTATTCACTTAAATGCTGGCTACTTTAGGCTAGCTAGATGTCGATGGACATCAGaaggttttttttgttgcttgttGGACCTCTGGAGCAGGAGGGTGCCGTTAAGTAGGAAACAGTTAGTAGTAGCTACAGGGACAGCATGTTTAATCAAATGAGACTGACTTGAATATATTGTCTTTGATAAAACTTGTGCTAAAAATAAATCAAGACTGCTATATATAGGATTGCCAACTTTCaacagctggctggagtgagattttcaattcgagacaattCTGCACGCACATGCATAtccatgtatgtaacagttttattaccttgcaaataatcattttagatttataaatagaataatatacatctgctgtaagatttcttgcacgagtgtgagagtctgaaagcatgagtgtcacaccagatgcgcGAGGGTCGGCAGCCCTGTATATAACGAGGAGAGCCACGGTCATTGTCAGTTCGAGGTGATAATAGTCTTTGTAGCTTTGCAGATTAATTCCTGTTCTAATGTCGAATATTTAGGAGCTACAAGACTGCCTTTTTCTTCTCAGTGAGGTTGCAAAGAGAAGGGAAGAGAGTATGGAGAGAAGACAGAAGAGGGTATGGAGGGAAGACAGAAGAGGGTATGGAGGGTGGGCATATAGACAACATGCGGGCTAAGCCCCAAACCTTGGTATACTCGAGACAGGCCCCTGACTGTAGGTCACCTCTAACAGAATCCTCATTTGGTATGTGGgagtaaatataaatgttgaGCAATTAATGAGAAAGGCTAATATTACTTAGCCTTTGCACATAAAGCAAAGGGACGaacaggatgtactgtacaaaaaaaatgcatgtctttAGCAATTATTTATACAACCTAACTCTTGCATGCCACTGCCCCCACTGTGCCTTCGCTGCTGAACTCAAGCCTTTCTCTCTGGCTGTGCTATCAGTCATAATTTATAGTCACTAATTTGAATTGATTTCGTGGCAGTAATGAAATCTGCTGAAGGTGTCTTGTGTGCCGCTGGGGTGGACAGCCTAGGCATTTGTAGTTAAGCATTGCCCCTTAAAGCCCTCTTAATCAATCTAGCGGAAGAGGTACGAGCTAGAAAGGGTTTCAGGCTATAGATTTTGTATTCAGggacaaaaattaaataaggctTGCACTGAAATGAAGAAATTGCTATATtataatttgttttaaagtgaaatgtCGTGCGTTTCCTAATGATTTCACCATTTTGAAACAAGCAGTTTTGTCTtctaaaacaaaaatcagcatcaaaaatatattatgtatCTGTATATAATAAAATAGCCCTGTAAATGCATTATATACCATACATTAGTCGATATCTTTTACCAGAGGTGGTTTGTTTACCACCCTTAAAATTAGTTTTAGCCCTTGTGCAGTGTACCTAGAGATGCAATTAATGTCTCAAATAAATGAAATTGATTTTCATTAAATCTATGAACTCTACATCCCTACAGTTTTCTTTAAGATAATTTTTAAAACCAGtgcatgtatatatttatagaatCACAGTGTACATGGTATATCTAGCATTACAGTTTTGTTTCTTTGCTTGTCTAAGCAGCCGTCTTCCTTGTCGGTACAGCTTTTCCCCTCCCCAAAACAGGTCAATGACAGtcataaaacatttattgaCATTGATGAAACTGCGTTATCCCTCAAAGTGTATGTCTGAGGCCATCGCTTTTCCAGTCATTGAGACTATGATTTATGTCTTTTTTTGTGCAATGCTCATTCTGCCCTGTAAGCTTAACTGCGTCAGTTGTTTCATTTGCCATTTGGTGTacatagaaaaaaaatcttacatTACTGTATGTATCTACTGCATGTCAAAATGTAATTGTGTAATTTAACTTGTGTGGTTTAACAATCGTCCTGTATTTTTTTAGATGGAAATTACGCCACCCGACCTGGATGACGAGGGGACAAAAATTAGCGTAAGCCTtgaaatttgtttattttacaaatgaattacatatttttaaacaataaaaaacctTTTTGTTTCATTGTGACTTATAACTCACAAACCTGCCAAGGGTGTTGTGCCAATTTGCAGGAGGACTGGATGAATTTTGCtatgaattttgaattttttggAGGTTACTATGCAGGAGCTTCTGAAATTTCCAAATATTTCCTATTTCTGAAGACTTTTCTTTCGAATTGGTTGATTTAAGTCCATTTTTCTTCAGCCAATTAAATGCAAAGAACCACAATTTTTAAGCATGAAcaggtttattattataattacatgTCAGCAAAACATTGCAGGTCATAACTGGTTTGCTATTGCTCTTTGTAAACTTCCTTTTGATTGAAACAGTGACTTTCTGCATTTGGTTTCCATGGCACGCAAGGCAAGATTTGGTCCTTTgaagaagaaaataataattaccatTGAACTTACTACAAACACTAAAAGGAAGGTTATCAATTTATCAACCAAGCCTGGTTTTATATTTAACAGTAAACAGCCACGATGGGTCAGAAAGAATTAGGcaggataaatgttttaaagtttaactGGTAGATGATTCTACATGTGTTAAGAGAataaaaatagtaaaataatattaatgtgCTAAAATGGAAAAACTTGAATGTGTGAGAAAAGAAGGGCGATTGTGTGGAAAAATCGTTCCAGATACGTGAGACTTCCATGAAGTGTGTCAGTCTAGGCAGGTCTGAATTCGCAATGCAAGTTtttttattgtgcattttttaaaatactatGATTATCGATAATTATCATTCACTTTGCAGGCTGTGGATGCTGTACAGTGCAAGTGATAAAATTAAAAGTACAGTCACAATATatagaaaatatttgtgtaattACATGACATTGTATGAAGATACAAACTATGCAATCAGATACACAGTGGTCCCATGAATCCTATTGTGTTGATCCTTGCAATTTTCTGTTGCCGCAGACCGTAAGGGTGCAAGGAACCGACATCTCTCACAAGCTGCAAGTATCCAGAGTGGAAAAAAGTGACGAGGGTTTGTACGAGTGCCGAGTCACGGACGCCAACTACGGGGAGCTGCGAGAATACAAGGTGCAGGCCCACCTGCACGTGAACGGCACGGCTCAGCTGCGAAACAAGGCGGTGAAGAAAACAGCGCCGCTGCACCTGACGGACAAAAAGCCCCGCAAAGCCAACCACGCCGGGCCTCACGACGGCGCAGGGTCCGAGCAGCGAGTGCGCTCTACCTCTAGCTCTCAGACTAAATCAGCCAAAACAGGGAAACACAGTCACGGATCAGGTAAGTGCATCTGCCAAAGCATATTCGGGAAATTAACATTTCTTCCATAACGAAATGATGGACAGATCCGAtcagtagttttatttttctatttatttcattttttttttaatctatctgtctgtctatctatctgtttcttttttaaagtttaccaaCTTTACGTTTTTCTTGTCTTTTTGGAGGTTAGTTATAAAATGATCTTACACACGTTGGTCTTGTGCTTCATGTCTAGAGTTTTTCCAGAAAAAACCGTGAATAAAGTGAATAAATAATCGGGTACTCCtgggcaaaaaataaataaataaataaattatgcgCCAAACCCAAATTGCAAAACATTAAGCTTTTAACTGCAAATAATCAGAGGATATTTTGGAAAATTCTGAATACCCAGATATGTGTTATTTTGAATTTCATATCAATCATTTAAATCCTTTTATGACTTTATCTTTTAACAAGACTGTATAAATGAATTTCCCTGTTTCCGGCCTTTTCCCTCACCAGTTCACTGCAGCAACCAGCAGAAATGAGCAAATGGTGGCACTGGGCTCTGGAGAGCATTTTTTAGGTCTTGCTAATTATTATGACCAGTGTTTTGTTGTTAAGCCCATTAAAAGCTTAACATTTTGCAATTTTCAGTTTGGCCCATGTTTTTTGCTcacaagtatatatatatatatatttttttttttttgaagttttATATCTGTTATAAAGCCTGATGCAGAGAGacatcacacaaacacattatCATTGGTTTTAAGTGGTGCAGAAACATGTTCAGTCAAATCGGGACTAAACGAATTGAATAAATATGGTGGCTCTTATAGAAGCCGACCAGGAAAATGCATACAAAGAATTATTCATTGCTAGTTTAGGATAATTATTCACTGCTTAATTTGCTGGCATTCATCCAGCTAAATATTTGGTAAAGAAGCACGTCCACAT
This window harbors:
- the LOC111854411 gene encoding V-set and transmembrane domain-containing protein 2A, whose amino-acid sequence is MMWTFHDCIGIVFFSSFCIQVGVSFNGKFTEMPSNVTAKEGQNIEMACAFQSGTSSVYLEIQWWFIKPPEERNASEGDSDTQMEITPPDLDDEGTKISTVRVQGTDISHKLQVSRVEKSDEGLYECRVTDANYGELREYKVQAHLHVNGTAQLRNKAVKKTAPLHLTDKKPRKANHAGPHDGAGSEQRVRSTSSSQTKSAKTGKHSHGSGTRIAASHGLALVLLACGFVRGALL